Part of the Flavobacterium alkalisoli genome is shown below.
ATGCATTTCCTGTAACCAGCGAAGAGGAGGTTAAGCTACTGCTTGAAGAAGTTAAAAAACAACACCACTCTGCAAGGCACTGGTGCTATGCCTTTCAATTAGGCACAGACGAAAAGAAACTGTATTACCGCGCCAATGACGACGGCGAACCCAGCAACAGTGCAGGCATGCCCATTTACGGACAAATACAGTCTTTTGAAGTAACCAATGTACTAATTGTCGTTGTACGATACTTTGGCGGAGTTAAACTTGGTGTGGGCGGACTGATCTCCGCTTACCGCACATCGGCACAAATGGCTCTTGAAGCATCAGACATAATAGAGAAAACAATCGATGTGCATTATGTTATAAAATTCGGTTACCATAATAT
Proteins encoded:
- a CDS encoding IMPACT family protein, with product MEKDTYKTLAAASGETLFKEKNSKFFGYAFPVTSEEEVKLLLEEVKKQHHSARHWCYAFQLGTDEKKLYYRANDDGEPSNSAGMPIYGQIQSFEVTNVLIVVVRYFGGVKLGVGGLISAYRTSAQMALEASDIIEKTIDVHYVIKFGYHNMNKVMRVIKEKNLDIVSQKMEMDCEIVIGTRKKNASMIFEAFNSIYEIAIKEV